The nucleotide window CGTCGCCGACATCGACAGCGCGATGGCCTACCGGATCTCCGGCGCGGCGAAGTCCGTCGAGGGGCAGATCAAGAACGGGCCCGGCCCGTTCAAGTGCAAGCCGCTCGGCACGATCGCGGCCCTGCCGGCCGGCACGATCCCCGCGCCGCCGCCGACCTCCCCCGCACCGAACGCCAGCGGCGCCCCCGACCCCCAGCCCGAGCCCGAGGCGCCTTCCGGCGGCGAGGGCTCGGAGCCGACCGGACTCCAACTGGTCTGCACCGCGCCGTCCGGCATCAAGCTGATCAACGGCGCCGCGGTCACCCTGAACCTGGTCACCGGCAAGGCCGACAACGCGCTCGTGCTGCCGGTCGAGGCGATCGCCGGCACGCAGGGCCGCGGCAAGGTCGACCTGGTCGGCCCGGATCGCGTACGCAAGACCGTCGACGTGGTCCTCGGCCTCACCGACGGCAAGGTGGTGCAGATCAAGTCGGGCCTCAAGGGTGACGAGACCGTCGCCATCCCGGGCCCGAACCTGCCGACCGCGGCCGCCGTACCCGGTGACCAGCCGTCCGGGTTCACCGGATGACCGCGCTCATCGAACTCGCCGGCATCACCAAGGTGCTCAAGGGCCAGCAGCAGGCCCGCACGATCCTGGGCGGGGTCGACCTGAGCGTGCACGCGGGCGAGAGCGTCGCGATCGTGGGCCGCTCCGGCTCGGGCAAGAGCACCCTGCTCAGCATCATCGGCCTGTTCGACCGCCCGGACGAGGGCAGCTACCTGCTCGGCGGCCAGGAGATCAGCCGGCTGAAGGAGCGCCGGGCCGCCAAGTTGCGC belongs to Amorphoplanes digitatis and includes:
- a CDS encoding efflux RND transporter periplasmic adaptor subunit, which encodes MGDPVDVRRLLTGAGVSIAVIALAGCTSSNAGVQTPELEPRGTVLTTVKPTRQDLTNTISLAGKVAINPVFGIVAPKSGELRYLQRPPSPTRYDQETWVATVWRKGRPYSVEIPAGATMAGRLMEDRADVTAGMPVVSARHMGYGIVADIDSAMAYRISGAAKSVEGQIKNGPGPFKCKPLGTIAALPAGTIPAPPPTSPAPNASGAPDPQPEPEAPSGGEGSEPTGLQLVCTAPSGIKLINGAAVTLNLVTGKADNALVLPVEAIAGTQGRGKVDLVGPDRVRKTVDVVLGLTDGKVVQIKSGLKGDETVAIPGPNLPTAAAVPGDQPSGFTG